A window from Musa acuminata AAA Group cultivar baxijiao chromosome BXJ3-10, Cavendish_Baxijiao_AAA, whole genome shotgun sequence encodes these proteins:
- the LOC103999956 gene encoding formin-like protein 1 codes for MPSTSMSCSPPVPISNRRALHLPFFPLPSTAPAKSPSALPKYPYSTTSHQPFFPLNSSPPPPPPPPPSQQPTFPANISSLTFPGSAPAPPSRQSFKVVVTVLLPLLAILAATAAFFLHRRRRRLFSGKYDARSDSQRLVPAESAASDGGAPRPAPSAASSSSKFLYLGTLVDTRRDGGPRPGADGMVGSSVRKLESPELRPLPPLPRHYRHGYGNGEAEGLSEDEFYSPRGSSARKESPGRLAYGRASSSRRMFPTAAEKCGSLSWRMSTPSYSSSNMASSPRSSARFGSSPGQSTRRSLKSLSERFLTRDRELLAPPPPPPPPLPVVVTAAPGPQQSRAPPLQIPPPPPPLPPVGYWESQVRQPQARQPPLLVPPKLKTEKNEEAQRPKLKPLHWDKVQASSDRAMVWDQLKSSSFQVNEEMIETLFVRNATNATHRETNRRQVLPSSPREKRVLDPKKSQNIAILMRALNVTKEEVCDALQEGNAESLGTELLETLVKMAPSAEEEHRLQEHKDDSPCKLAPAEAFLKALLDVPFSFKRVDAMLYIANFDSEVNFLIKSFETLEAACDELRSSGLFLKLLDAVLKTGNRMNVGTNRGDARAFKLDTLLKLVDVKAADGRTTLLHFVTQEIIRSEGSTGALRDELEGRKLGLRVVAGLGGELGNVKKAAAMDSATLSSYVARLAGGLGKIDEVLRLNEALGAEECRLGFRDAMVRFLKRAEDDVIRVQAQESVALSLVKETTEYFHGDSAKEEAHPFRIFTVVRDFLAVLDNVCKDVAKINERTTVTSARHLPVPMNPTLPPSAFPRLHALRHESSDEGSSSSSSS; via the exons ATGCCATCAACATCGATGTCGTGCTCGCCTCCCGTTCCTATCAGCAACAGAAGGGCACTACACCTGCCTTTCTTCCCTCTTCCTTCCACTGCTCCAGCTAAGTCACCTTCCGCCTTGCCCAAGTACCCCTACTCCACCACCTCGCATCAGCCGTTCTTCCCGTTGAACTCCTCCCCGCCGCCcccaccgccgcctccgcctTCCCAACAGCCCACCTTCCCGGCCAACATCTCCTCCCTCACCTTCCCTGGCTCCGCCCCCGCCCCTCCCTCCCGCCAGAGCTTTAAGGTCGTCGTCAccgtcctcctccccctcctcgccATTCTCGCCGCTACGGCGGCGTTCTTCctccatcgccgccgccgtcgcctttTTTCCGGCAAGTACGACGCCCGGTCCGACTCCCAACGACTCGTCCCCGCCGAATCCGCCGCATCCGACGGCGGCGCACCCAGGCCCGCCCCCTCCgccgcttcttcctcctccaaatTCCTCTACCTCGGCACCCTAGTCGACACCCGCCGCGACGGAGGCCCCCGACCTGGCGCAGACGGTATGGTCGGATCGTCCGTCCGGAAACTGGAGTCCCCGGAGCTCCGACCTCTCCCGCCACTTCCGCGCCATTACCGGCACGGGTACGGGAACGGGGAGGCGGAGGGCTTGTCGGAGGACGAGTTCTATTCGCCAAGGGGGTCCTCCGCCCGGAAGGAGAGCCCCGGGAGGTTGGCTTATGGGCGGGCGTCGAGCTCCCGGCGGATGTTCCCAACCGCAGCGGAGAAATGTGGATCCCTCAGCTGGAGAATGAGCACGCCATCATACTCGTCGTCGAACATGGCCTCATCTCCTCGTTCGTCGGCGCGCTTCGGATCGAGCCCCGGCCAATCCACCCGCAGATCATTGAAGTCCCTCTCCGAGAGGTTTCTGACCCGAGATCGCGAATTACttgctccgccgccgccgccaccaccaccacttccAGTCGTGGTCACTGCTGCCCCAGGACCTCAACAGAGCCGTGCTCCACCCCTAcagattcctcctcctcctcccccactGCCGCCGGTCGGATACTGGGAGAGTCAGGTTCGGCAGCCACAGGCAAGACAGCCACCGCTTCTCGTGCCGCCCAAGCTCAAGACAGAGAAGAACGAGGAAGCCCAGCGGCCAAAGCTGAAGCCTTTGCACTGGGACAAGGTTCAGGCGAGCTCGGACAGAGCAATGGTGTGGGATCAGCTAAAATCCAGCTCCTTCCA GGTGAACGAAGAAATGATCGAGACTCTGTTCGTCCGCAATGCAACCAACGCCACCCACAGGGAGACCAACCGGCGGCAGGTCCTTCCTTCGTCACCGCGAGAGAAGAGGGTGCTCGATCCGAAGAAGTCTCAGAACATTGCCATTCTGATGAGAGCATTGAATGTGACCAAAGAGGAAGTCTGCGATGCTCTACAAGAAG GCAATGCTGAGAGCTTGGGGACTGAGCTGCTGGAAACACTGGTAAAGATGGCTCCCAGCGCAGAAGAAGAACACAGATTGCAAGAACACAAAGATGACTCCCCATGCAAGCTTGCACCAGCTGAAGCTTTTCTCAAGGCATTGCTTGATGTACCATTTTCATTCAAGAGAGTGGATGCCATGCTTTACATAGCCAATTTCGATTCGGAGGTCAATTTTCTCATCAAGTCCTTCGAGACTCTCGAG GCTGCCTGTGATGAGCTGAGGAGCAGCGGGTTGTTCCTCAAGCTTTTGGATGCCGTGCTCAAGACCGGCAACCGCATGAACGTCGGCACCAATCGGGGCGATGCACGCGCCTTCAAGCTCGACACCCTCCTCAAGCTAGTCGACGTCAAAGCCGCCGACGGGCGGACCACGCTGCTGCACTTCGTCACCCAGGAGATCATCAGATCCGAAGGCTCCACGGGTGCGCTACGGGACGAGCTCGAGGGCAGGAAGCTCGGCCTCCGGGTCGTCGCCGGCCTTGGCGGCGAGCTGGGCAACGTCAAGAAGGCGGCCGCGATGGACTCCGCCACCCTCAGCAGCTACGTCGCGCGACTCGCCGGGGGGCTCGGCAAGATCGACGAGGTCCTAAGATTGAACGAAGCGCTCGGCGCGGAGGAGTGCAGGCTGGGGTTCCGCGACGCCATGGTTCGGTTCTTGAAGAGGGCGGAGGACGACGTCATAAGAGTACAGGCACAGGAGAGCGTGGCGCTGTCGCTGGTCAAGGAGACGACAGAGTACTTCCATGGCGACTCCGCCAAGGAAGAGGCGCATCCTTTCAGGATCTTCACGGTGGTCAGGGATTTCCTGGCAGTCCTCGACAACGTCTGCAAGGATGTCGCCAAGATAAACGAGCGCACCACCGTCACCTCGGCACGGCATCTCCCGGTGCCGATGAACCCGACGCTACCGCCTTCTGCGTTTCCGAGGCTTCATGCCCTGAGACATGAAAGCTCTGATGAGGGgagctcgtcgtcgtcgtcgtcgtag
- the LOC135651887 gene encoding acyl-coenzyme A thioesterase 2, chloroplastic-like isoform X1 yields MKHSQRTAFSHLPIATLFFTQIKPSPSRHSNFPSSSQRPPNPSPILPPSPSKVFPESPLFNHPKSSPRSDYSSPGPFCSSSQPKFSSAFSELVPQLIPRWRLFNPKAARPARGLERSNLFDPKSPRSTSQIRFVSSSAAGKPPQRSFPGPMTPDSPSPIQVVSTFASPFDESPPHIDASSSIRKPLSLWPGMYHSPVTNALWEARSSIFERLLDPSKEGPPQSELLTRTPSQSRTNIIYNFSSDYILREQYRDPWNEVRIGKLLEDLDALAGTISVKHCSDDDSTTRPLLLVTASVDKMVLKKPLRVDTDLKIAGAVTWAGRSSIEIQIEVTQTHQQADNSESSDPSALTATFIFVARDSKTGKSAPVNRLLPETEQEKLLFKEAEARDKIRKGKREEQKRTFENGGHSLHGDIKRLKTLLAEGRVFCDLPALAARDSILIRDTKLENSLICQPQQRNLHGRIFGGFLMNLAFELAFSTAYAFVGQMPCFLEVDHVDFLKPVDVGDFLRLKSCVLYTQLENPAQPLINVEVVAHVTRPELRTSEISNMFYFTFTVNPDALKNGLKIRNVVPATEEEARRVLERMDAEEIFA; encoded by the exons ATGAAACATTCCCAAAGAACGGCTTTCTCGCACCTCCCCATCGCCACACTTTTCTTCACCCAAATCAAACCCTCGCCCTCACGCCACTCTAACTTTCCATCTTCGAGTCAACGTCCTCCAAATCCCTCACCCATTCTTCCACCATCCCCATCCAAAGTCTTCCCCGAATCCCCCCTTTTCAACCACCCCAAGTCTTCACCAAGATCGGATTATTCTTCCCCCGGACCGTTCTGTTCTTCCTCCCAACCAAAATTCTCGTCTGCCTTTTCCGAATTAGTGCCACAATTGATCCCAAGATGGCGTCTTTTCAATCCGAAAGCAGCGAGACCAGCTCGAGGTCTTGAAAGATCGAACCTTTTCGATCCGAAATCGCCCCGTTCCACCTCTCAGATCAGGTTCGTGTCGTCTTCTGCTGCTGGAAAACCACCTCAACGATCGTTTCCCGGCCCCATGACTCCAGATTCGCCTTCGCCGATCCAAGTCGTTTCGACGTTCGCGTCGCCGTTCGATGAGTCTCCCCCGCACATCGACGCGAGCTCGTCGATCAGGAAGCCGCTTAGCTTGTGGCCGGGGATGTACCACTCCCCGGTGACCAATGCTCTCTGGGAAGCGCGTTCGAGCATCTTTGAGAGGCTTCTTGACCCTTCCAAGGAAGGGCCGCCGCAGTCGGAGTTGCTGACGAGGACGCCATCACAGAGCAGGACGAACATCATCTACAACTTTTCGAGTGATTACATCCTGAGGGAGCAGTACCGAGATCCATGGAATGAGGTCAGGATCGGGAAGTTGCTTGAGGATCTCGACGCACTTGCCGGCACCATTTCTGTGAAG CACTGCTCTGATGATGATAGCACCACAAGGCCCCTCTTGTTGGTCACTGCCTCGGTAGATAAGATGGTTCTAAAGAAGCCATTGCGTGTAGACACTGACCTAAAGATAGCAGGTGCCGTCACATGGGCTGGTCGATCATCCATTGAGATACAGATTGAAGTTACCCAGACTCATCAACAAG CAGATAACTCTGAATCATCAGATCCATCGGCTTTGACAGCAACTTTCATATTCGTTGCACGGGACTCGAAGACTGGAAAGTCAGCTCCTGTAAACCGCCTTTTACCGGAAACTGAACAAGAAAAGTTGCTCTTTAAAGAAGCAGAAGCAAGGGATAAAATTCGAAAAGGCAAACGAGAGGAACAGAAAAGAACTTTTGAGAATGGTGGGCATAGTTTACATGGTGATATAAAGAGGCTAAAGACATTGTTGGCAGAGGGGCGTGTGTTCTGTGATTTGCCTGCATTAGCAGCTAGAGACAGCATTCTGATAAGGGATACCAAACTTGAGAATTCACTGATCTGCCAACCTCAACAAAGGAATCTCCATGGTCGTATTTTTGGCGGGTTTCTGATGAACCTAGCATTTGAACTTGCATTTTCGACTGCTTATGCATTTGTTGGGCAGATGCCATGCTTTCTTGAAGTGGATCATGTTGATTTCTTAAAACCT GTTGACGTGGGGGACTTCCTTCGACTTAAATCTTGTGTTCTTTATACACAACTAGAGAACCCAGCACAGCCTCTGATCAACGTTGAAGTTGTTGCTCATGTAACGAGACCTGAGCTTCGAACCAGTGAG ATATCAAACATGTTCTACTTCACTTTTACTGTAAATCCTGATGCCCTAAAGAATGGACTAAAGATTCGCAATGTAGTTCCTGCCACAGAAGAAGAAGCCCGTCGTGTACTCGAGCGAATGGATGCAGAGGAAATATTTGCTTAA
- the LOC135651887 gene encoding acyl-coenzyme A thioesterase 2, chloroplastic-like isoform X2 gives MKHSQRTAFSHLPIATLFFTQIKPSPSRHSNFPSSSQRPPNPSPILPPSPSKVFPESPLFNHPKSSPRSDYSSPGPFCSSSQPKFSSAFSELVPQLIPRWRLFNPKAARPARGLERSNLFDPKSPRSTSQIRFVSSSAAGKPPQRSFPGPMTPDSPSPIQVVSTFASPFDESPPHIDASSSIRKPLSLWPGMYHSPVTNALWEARSSIFERLLDPSKEGPPQSELLTRTPSQSRTNIIYNFSSDYILREQYRDPWNEVRIGKLLEDLDALAGTISVKHCSDDDSTTRPLLLVTASVDKMVLKKPLRVDTDLKIAGAVTWAGRSSIEIQIEVTQTHQQDNSESSDPSALTATFIFVARDSKTGKSAPVNRLLPETEQEKLLFKEAEARDKIRKGKREEQKRTFENGGHSLHGDIKRLKTLLAEGRVFCDLPALAARDSILIRDTKLENSLICQPQQRNLHGRIFGGFLMNLAFELAFSTAYAFVGQMPCFLEVDHVDFLKPVDVGDFLRLKSCVLYTQLENPAQPLINVEVVAHVTRPELRTSEISNMFYFTFTVNPDALKNGLKIRNVVPATEEEARRVLERMDAEEIFA, from the exons ATGAAACATTCCCAAAGAACGGCTTTCTCGCACCTCCCCATCGCCACACTTTTCTTCACCCAAATCAAACCCTCGCCCTCACGCCACTCTAACTTTCCATCTTCGAGTCAACGTCCTCCAAATCCCTCACCCATTCTTCCACCATCCCCATCCAAAGTCTTCCCCGAATCCCCCCTTTTCAACCACCCCAAGTCTTCACCAAGATCGGATTATTCTTCCCCCGGACCGTTCTGTTCTTCCTCCCAACCAAAATTCTCGTCTGCCTTTTCCGAATTAGTGCCACAATTGATCCCAAGATGGCGTCTTTTCAATCCGAAAGCAGCGAGACCAGCTCGAGGTCTTGAAAGATCGAACCTTTTCGATCCGAAATCGCCCCGTTCCACCTCTCAGATCAGGTTCGTGTCGTCTTCTGCTGCTGGAAAACCACCTCAACGATCGTTTCCCGGCCCCATGACTCCAGATTCGCCTTCGCCGATCCAAGTCGTTTCGACGTTCGCGTCGCCGTTCGATGAGTCTCCCCCGCACATCGACGCGAGCTCGTCGATCAGGAAGCCGCTTAGCTTGTGGCCGGGGATGTACCACTCCCCGGTGACCAATGCTCTCTGGGAAGCGCGTTCGAGCATCTTTGAGAGGCTTCTTGACCCTTCCAAGGAAGGGCCGCCGCAGTCGGAGTTGCTGACGAGGACGCCATCACAGAGCAGGACGAACATCATCTACAACTTTTCGAGTGATTACATCCTGAGGGAGCAGTACCGAGATCCATGGAATGAGGTCAGGATCGGGAAGTTGCTTGAGGATCTCGACGCACTTGCCGGCACCATTTCTGTGAAG CACTGCTCTGATGATGATAGCACCACAAGGCCCCTCTTGTTGGTCACTGCCTCGGTAGATAAGATGGTTCTAAAGAAGCCATTGCGTGTAGACACTGACCTAAAGATAGCAGGTGCCGTCACATGGGCTGGTCGATCATCCATTGAGATACAGATTGAAGTTACCCAGACTCATCAACAAG ATAACTCTGAATCATCAGATCCATCGGCTTTGACAGCAACTTTCATATTCGTTGCACGGGACTCGAAGACTGGAAAGTCAGCTCCTGTAAACCGCCTTTTACCGGAAACTGAACAAGAAAAGTTGCTCTTTAAAGAAGCAGAAGCAAGGGATAAAATTCGAAAAGGCAAACGAGAGGAACAGAAAAGAACTTTTGAGAATGGTGGGCATAGTTTACATGGTGATATAAAGAGGCTAAAGACATTGTTGGCAGAGGGGCGTGTGTTCTGTGATTTGCCTGCATTAGCAGCTAGAGACAGCATTCTGATAAGGGATACCAAACTTGAGAATTCACTGATCTGCCAACCTCAACAAAGGAATCTCCATGGTCGTATTTTTGGCGGGTTTCTGATGAACCTAGCATTTGAACTTGCATTTTCGACTGCTTATGCATTTGTTGGGCAGATGCCATGCTTTCTTGAAGTGGATCATGTTGATTTCTTAAAACCT GTTGACGTGGGGGACTTCCTTCGACTTAAATCTTGTGTTCTTTATACACAACTAGAGAACCCAGCACAGCCTCTGATCAACGTTGAAGTTGTTGCTCATGTAACGAGACCTGAGCTTCGAACCAGTGAG ATATCAAACATGTTCTACTTCACTTTTACTGTAAATCCTGATGCCCTAAAGAATGGACTAAAGATTCGCAATGTAGTTCCTGCCACAGAAGAAGAAGCCCGTCGTGTACTCGAGCGAATGGATGCAGAGGAAATATTTGCTTAA
- the LOC103999953 gene encoding probable thiol methyltransferase 2 isoform X1, producing MLPFLRVGICQRARHPPRVPGAPWIRRPRLPRLPTAINRLRVPAPAMVARMATDGGAENPARDPASNPKVVMIRGLVNDDATDGWEKCWEEGLTPWDLGQATPAVLQLVRTGSLPRGRVLVPGCGSGYDVVAIAGPERYVVGLDISTSAVEKAKELSSSLPNANQFTFMAADFFTWQPTEKFDLIFDYTFFCAIDPCLRPAWAQKIQEILKPDGELITLIYLISGQEGGPPYNTTVADYEQVLNPVGFKALSIEDNELAVKPRKGNEKLGRWKRLSNKSLL from the exons ATGCTTCCCTTCTTGCGGGTAGGCATATGTCAGCGCGCGCGTCACCCGCCACGAGTTCCGGGGGCGCCTTGGATACGGCGGCCGAGACTGCCGCGGCTACCGACGGCTATAAATCGCCTCAGGGTCCCGGCACCGGCCATGGTGGCGAGGATGGCGACGGACGGCGGAGCTGAGAACCCAGCCCGTGATCCGGCTTCCAACCCCAAGGTGGTCATGATTCGAGGACTCGTGAACGACGATGCAACAG ATGGTTGGGAAAAATGCTGGGAGGAAGGACTGACCCCATGGGATTTGGGACAGGCAACACCTGCAGTTTTGCAACTTGTTAGAACTGGGTCTCTTCCAAGAGGCAGGGTTCTTGTTCCTGGATGTGGCAGT GGGTATGATGTGGTTGCTATTGCTGGCCCTGAGCGCTATGTTGTAGGCTTGGATATATCAACTAGTGCTGTTGAGAAAGCAAAAGAG TTGTCTTCCTCATTACCAAATGCAAACCAGTTCACCTTCATGGCAGCAGATTTCTTCACTTGGCAGCCAACAGAGAAGTTTGATCTTATCTTTGATTATAC ATTCTTTTGTGCAATTGACCCATGCTTGAGGCCAGCCTGGGCACAGAAAATTCAAGAGATTTTAAAACCAGACGGAGAGCTTATAACACTGATATATCTG ATCAGTGGCCAGGAAGGAGGACCGCCATACAATACAACTGTAGCTGA CTATGAGCAGGTACTGAATCCTGTGGGTTTCAAAGCACTCTCAATTGAAGACAATGAGCTAGCAGTCAAGCCACGCAAG GGAAATGAGAAGCTTGGGAGGTGGAAGCGGCTTTCAAACAAATCGTTGTTATAA
- the LOC103999953 gene encoding probable thiol methyltransferase 2 isoform X2, with protein MLPFLRVGICQRARHPPRVPGAPWIRRPRLPRLPTAINRLRVPAPAMVARMATDGGAENPARDPASNPKVVMIRGLVNDDATDGWEKCWEEGLTPWDLGQATPAVLQLVRTGSLPRGRVLVPGCGSGYDVVAIAGPERYVVGLDISTSAVEKAKELSSSLPNANQFTFMAADFFTWQPTEKFDLIFDYTFFCAIDPCLRPAWAQKIQEILKPDGELITLIYLISGQEGGPPYNTTVADYEQVLNPVGFKALSIEDNELAVKPRKYSRGFCRYVS; from the exons ATGCTTCCCTTCTTGCGGGTAGGCATATGTCAGCGCGCGCGTCACCCGCCACGAGTTCCGGGGGCGCCTTGGATACGGCGGCCGAGACTGCCGCGGCTACCGACGGCTATAAATCGCCTCAGGGTCCCGGCACCGGCCATGGTGGCGAGGATGGCGACGGACGGCGGAGCTGAGAACCCAGCCCGTGATCCGGCTTCCAACCCCAAGGTGGTCATGATTCGAGGACTCGTGAACGACGATGCAACAG ATGGTTGGGAAAAATGCTGGGAGGAAGGACTGACCCCATGGGATTTGGGACAGGCAACACCTGCAGTTTTGCAACTTGTTAGAACTGGGTCTCTTCCAAGAGGCAGGGTTCTTGTTCCTGGATGTGGCAGT GGGTATGATGTGGTTGCTATTGCTGGCCCTGAGCGCTATGTTGTAGGCTTGGATATATCAACTAGTGCTGTTGAGAAAGCAAAAGAG TTGTCTTCCTCATTACCAAATGCAAACCAGTTCACCTTCATGGCAGCAGATTTCTTCACTTGGCAGCCAACAGAGAAGTTTGATCTTATCTTTGATTATAC ATTCTTTTGTGCAATTGACCCATGCTTGAGGCCAGCCTGGGCACAGAAAATTCAAGAGATTTTAAAACCAGACGGAGAGCTTATAACACTGATATATCTG ATCAGTGGCCAGGAAGGAGGACCGCCATACAATACAACTGTAGCTGA CTATGAGCAGGTACTGAATCCTGTGGGTTTCAAAGCACTCTCAATTGAAGACAATGAGCTAGCAGTCAAGCCACGCAAG TACTCAAGAGGTTTTTGTCGATATGTGAGCTAA